In a single window of the Podarcis raffonei isolate rPodRaf1 chromosome 14, rPodRaf1.pri, whole genome shotgun sequence genome:
- the RHBDL1 gene encoding rhomboid-related protein 1 isoform X4, which yields MDRSSLLQLIQEQISSKRSSSFKRAIANGQRALPRDGLLDETGLGFYKRFVRYVAYEILPCEMDRRWYFYQHRTCPPPVFMAVVTLTQIIVFLCYGARLNKWVLQTYHPEYMKSPLVYHPGHRARAWRFLTYMFMHVGLEQLGFNALLQLMIGVPLEMVHGILRISFLYLAGVLAGSLTVSITDMRAPLVGGSGGVYALCSAHLANVVMNWAGMRCPYKLLRMVLALVCMSSEVGRAVWLRFSPPLPSSGPQPSFMAHLAGAIVGISMGLTILRSYEENLQDQCGWWVVLLSYATFLVFAVFWNIFAYDLLGAQIPPPP from the exons ATCAGCAGCAAGCGGTCGAGCAGCTTCAAGCGAGCCATTGCCAACGGGCAGAGGGCGCTTCCCCGCGATGGGCTCCTGGACGAGACGGGCCTGGGCTTCTACAAGCGCTTTGTGCGCTACGTGGCCTACGAGATCCTTCCCTGCGAGATGGACCGGAGGTGGTACTTCTACCAGCACCGCACCTGCCCCCCTCCGGTTTTCATGGCAGTCGTCACACTGACCCAG ATCATCGTATTCCTCTGCTATGGGGCCCGGCTGAACAAGTGGGTCCTGCAGACATACCACCCTGAGTACATGAAGAGCCCCCTCGTGTACCACCCGGGCCACCGCGCTCGTGCCTGGAGGTTCCTCACCTACATGTTCATGCATGTGGG GTTGGAGCAGCTGGGCTTCAACGCCCTCTTGCAGCTGATGATCGGGGTACCCCTAGAGATGGTCCACGGCATCCTTCGCATCAGCTTCCTCTACCTCGCAGGAGTTCTGGCAG GTTCCCTGACCGTCTCCATCACAGACATGAGGGCACCTTTGGTTGGAGGTTCGGGCGGAGTCTACGCCCTCTGCTCCGCTCACCTGGCCAACGTTGTCATG AACTGGGCAGGGATGCGTTGCCCTTACAAACTGCTGCGCATGGTGTTAGCCCTGGTGTGCA TGAGCTCTGAGGTGGGTCGTGCCGTTTGGCTGCGTTTCTCTCCCCCCTTGCCCTCCTCGGGCCCCCAGCCCAGCTTCATGGCCCACCTGGCAGGGGCGATTGTGGGCATCAGCATGGGCCTCACAATCCTCCGCAGCTACgaggagaacctccaggaccagTGCGGCTGGTGGGTGGTGCTCCTCTCCTACGCCACCTTCCTGGTCTTTGCCGTCTTCTGGAACATCTTCGCCTACGACCTTCTAGGGGCACAGATCCCGCCTCCCCCATAG
- the RHBDL1 gene encoding rhomboid-related protein 1 isoform X3 — protein MDRSSLLQLIQEQLDPENTGFIGVETFASLVHSHELPLDPAKLEMLVALAQSNDEGQICYQELVDLISSKRSSSFKRAIANGQRALPRDGLLDETGLGFYKRFVRYVAYEILPCEMDRRWYFYQHRTCPPPVFMAVVTLTQIIVFLCYGARLNKWVLQTYHPEYMKSPLVYHPGHRARAWRFLTYMFMHVGLEQLGFNALLQLMIGVPLEMVHGILRISFLYLAGVLAGSLTVSITDMRAPLVGGSGGVYALCSAHLANVVMNWAGMRCPYKLLRMVLALVCMSSEVGRAVWLRFSPPLPSSGPQPSFMAHLAGAIVGISMGLTILRSYEENLQDQCGWWVVLLSYATFLVFAVFWNIFAYDLLGAQIPPPP, from the exons CTTGATCCTGAAAACACCGGTTTCATTGGCGTGGAGACCTTCGCCAGCCTGGTACACAGCCATGAACTGCCTCTGGACCCTGCaaaactggagatgctggtggCATTGGCACAGAGCAACGACGAGGGACAGATCTGCTATCAGGAGCTGGTAGACTTG ATCAGCAGCAAGCGGTCGAGCAGCTTCAAGCGAGCCATTGCCAACGGGCAGAGGGCGCTTCCCCGCGATGGGCTCCTGGACGAGACGGGCCTGGGCTTCTACAAGCGCTTTGTGCGCTACGTGGCCTACGAGATCCTTCCCTGCGAGATGGACCGGAGGTGGTACTTCTACCAGCACCGCACCTGCCCCCCTCCGGTTTTCATGGCAGTCGTCACACTGACCCAG ATCATCGTATTCCTCTGCTATGGGGCCCGGCTGAACAAGTGGGTCCTGCAGACATACCACCCTGAGTACATGAAGAGCCCCCTCGTGTACCACCCGGGCCACCGCGCTCGTGCCTGGAGGTTCCTCACCTACATGTTCATGCATGTGGG GTTGGAGCAGCTGGGCTTCAACGCCCTCTTGCAGCTGATGATCGGGGTACCCCTAGAGATGGTCCACGGCATCCTTCGCATCAGCTTCCTCTACCTCGCAGGAGTTCTGGCAG GTTCCCTGACCGTCTCCATCACAGACATGAGGGCACCTTTGGTTGGAGGTTCGGGCGGAGTCTACGCCCTCTGCTCCGCTCACCTGGCCAACGTTGTCATG AACTGGGCAGGGATGCGTTGCCCTTACAAACTGCTGCGCATGGTGTTAGCCCTGGTGTGCA TGAGCTCTGAGGTGGGTCGTGCCGTTTGGCTGCGTTTCTCTCCCCCCTTGCCCTCCTCGGGCCCCCAGCCCAGCTTCATGGCCCACCTGGCAGGGGCGATTGTGGGCATCAGCATGGGCCTCACAATCCTCCGCAGCTACgaggagaacctccaggaccagTGCGGCTGGTGGGTGGTGCTCCTCTCCTACGCCACCTTCCTGGTCTTTGCCGTCTTCTGGAACATCTTCGCCTACGACCTTCTAGGGGCACAGATCCCGCCTCCCCCATAG
- the LOC128401561 gene encoding uncharacterized protein LOC128401561 isoform X2, producing MMGLEGGLYGCDDPAYWRAVLNVYQDVVMAKASKKGKTIALDKWYQEELPIAVSGRKDKHLTKEELRGKFRPRLQQLVATNSSEMVESCTRKAFQLLPDVAAAMTELCKLKAVGPATASAILTSGAPEAAAFMADEAVESLPGLVPVQYTLKHYLLYLDGIQRCVKKLNEADAEQAWTPHRVEMCLWAWAVGSKMQLPSLRALGGEGAKAGDGAEAGRPKKKRKAT from the exons ATGATGGGACTGGAAGGAGGACTTTATGGATGTGATGACCCTGCATACTGGAGAGCGGTTTTGAATGTTTACCAGGATGTGGTCATGGCCAAAGCGAGCAAGAAGGGGAAAACCATTGCCTTGGATAAATG GTATCAAGAGGAGCTGCCAATTGCTGTTTCCGGGCGGAAGGACAAACACTTGACAAAAGAAGAGCTG AGAGGCAAGTTTCGCCCTCGACTCCAGCAGCTGGTGGCCACTAACTCCAGCGAGATGGTGGAGAGTTGCACCAGAAAAGCCTTCCAGCTCCTCCCTGACGTAGCAGCTGCCATGACTGAGCTGTGCAAACTCAAGGCTGTGGGGCCCGCCACAGCTTCAG CGATTCTGACTTCCGGAGCCCCAGAAGCAGCTGCCTTTATGGCCGATGAAGCAGTAGAGTCTCTGCCAGGCCTTGTCCCTGTCCAGTACACCCTCAAGCACTACCTGCTCTACCTTGATGGAATCCAGAGGTGTGTCAAGAAGCTAAATGAAG CTGATGCAGAACAGGCCTGGACGCCTCACCGTGTGGAGATGTGCCTCTGGGCTTGGGCCGTCGGCAGCAAGATGCAGCTGCCTTCGTTGCGGGCTCTAGGCGGAGAGGGAGCAAAGGCAGGGGACGGGGCAGAAGCAGGCAGGCctaagaagaaaaggaaagcaacatGA
- the LOC128401561 gene encoding uncharacterized protein LOC128401561 isoform X4: MMGLEGGLYGCDDPAYWRAVLNVYQDVVMAKASKKGKTIALDKWYQEELPIAVSGRKDKHLTKEELVRLMEWKLSRGKFRPRLQQLVATNSSEMVESCTRKAFQLLPDVAAAMTELCKLKAVGPATASAILTSGAPEAAAFMADEAVESLPGLVPVQYTLKHYLLYLDGIQRCVKKLNEAL, translated from the exons ATGATGGGACTGGAAGGAGGACTTTATGGATGTGATGACCCTGCATACTGGAGAGCGGTTTTGAATGTTTACCAGGATGTGGTCATGGCCAAAGCGAGCAAGAAGGGGAAAACCATTGCCTTGGATAAATG GTATCAAGAGGAGCTGCCAATTGCTGTTTCCGGGCGGAAGGACAAACACTTGACAAAAGAAGAGCTGGTGAGGCTGATGGAATGGAAGCTTTCC AGAGGCAAGTTTCGCCCTCGACTCCAGCAGCTGGTGGCCACTAACTCCAGCGAGATGGTGGAGAGTTGCACCAGAAAAGCCTTCCAGCTCCTCCCTGACGTAGCAGCTGCCATGACTGAGCTGTGCAAACTCAAGGCTGTGGGGCCCGCCACAGCTTCAG CGATTCTGACTTCCGGAGCCCCAGAAGCAGCTGCCTTTATGGCCGATGAAGCAGTAGAGTCTCTGCCAGGCCTTGTCCCTGTCCAGTACACCCTCAAGCACTACCTGCTCTACCTTGATGGAATCCAGAGGTGTGTCAAGAAGCTAAATGAAG CCTTGTGA
- the LOC128401561 gene encoding uncharacterized protein LOC128401561 isoform X1, translating into MMGLEGGLYGCDDPAYWRAVLNVYQDVVMAKASKKGKTIALDKWYQEELPIAVSGRKDKHLTKEELVRLMEWKLSRGKFRPRLQQLVATNSSEMVESCTRKAFQLLPDVAAAMTELCKLKAVGPATASAILTSGAPEAAAFMADEAVESLPGLVPVQYTLKHYLLYLDGIQRCVKKLNEADAEQAWTPHRVEMCLWAWAVGSKMQLPSLRALGGEGAKAGDGAEAGRPKKKRKAT; encoded by the exons ATGATGGGACTGGAAGGAGGACTTTATGGATGTGATGACCCTGCATACTGGAGAGCGGTTTTGAATGTTTACCAGGATGTGGTCATGGCCAAAGCGAGCAAGAAGGGGAAAACCATTGCCTTGGATAAATG GTATCAAGAGGAGCTGCCAATTGCTGTTTCCGGGCGGAAGGACAAACACTTGACAAAAGAAGAGCTGGTGAGGCTGATGGAATGGAAGCTTTCC AGAGGCAAGTTTCGCCCTCGACTCCAGCAGCTGGTGGCCACTAACTCCAGCGAGATGGTGGAGAGTTGCACCAGAAAAGCCTTCCAGCTCCTCCCTGACGTAGCAGCTGCCATGACTGAGCTGTGCAAACTCAAGGCTGTGGGGCCCGCCACAGCTTCAG CGATTCTGACTTCCGGAGCCCCAGAAGCAGCTGCCTTTATGGCCGATGAAGCAGTAGAGTCTCTGCCAGGCCTTGTCCCTGTCCAGTACACCCTCAAGCACTACCTGCTCTACCTTGATGGAATCCAGAGGTGTGTCAAGAAGCTAAATGAAG CTGATGCAGAACAGGCCTGGACGCCTCACCGTGTGGAGATGTGCCTCTGGGCTTGGGCCGTCGGCAGCAAGATGCAGCTGCCTTCGTTGCGGGCTCTAGGCGGAGAGGGAGCAAAGGCAGGGGACGGGGCAGAAGCAGGCAGGCctaagaagaaaaggaaagcaacatGA
- the LOC128401561 gene encoding uncharacterized protein LOC128401561 isoform X3 has protein sequence MMGLEGGLYGCDDPAYWRAVLNVYQDVVMAKASKKGKTIALDKWYQEELPIAVSGRKDKHLTKEELVRLMEWKLSRGKFRPRLQQLVATNSSEMVESCTRKAFQLLPDVAAAMTELCKLKAVGPATASAILTSGAPEAAAFMADEAVESLPGLVPVQYTLKHYLLYLDGIQRCVKKLNEVHSLSSAVPAQAMDSATG, from the exons ATGATGGGACTGGAAGGAGGACTTTATGGATGTGATGACCCTGCATACTGGAGAGCGGTTTTGAATGTTTACCAGGATGTGGTCATGGCCAAAGCGAGCAAGAAGGGGAAAACCATTGCCTTGGATAAATG GTATCAAGAGGAGCTGCCAATTGCTGTTTCCGGGCGGAAGGACAAACACTTGACAAAAGAAGAGCTGGTGAGGCTGATGGAATGGAAGCTTTCC AGAGGCAAGTTTCGCCCTCGACTCCAGCAGCTGGTGGCCACTAACTCCAGCGAGATGGTGGAGAGTTGCACCAGAAAAGCCTTCCAGCTCCTCCCTGACGTAGCAGCTGCCATGACTGAGCTGTGCAAACTCAAGGCTGTGGGGCCCGCCACAGCTTCAG CGATTCTGACTTCCGGAGCCCCAGAAGCAGCTGCCTTTATGGCCGATGAAGCAGTAGAGTCTCTGCCAGGCCTTGTCCCTGTCCAGTACACCCTCAAGCACTACCTGCTCTACCTTGATGGAATCCAGAGGTGTGTCAAGAAGCTAAATGAAG tACATAGCCTAAGCTCAGCAGTGCCCGCTCAAGCCATGGACTCTGCCACAGGATGA